The segment CGGCCCGACGACCTTCTGCCAGGGCGGCTCGGTGACATTGACATCGAGCAGCGCCAGCGGCAATCAATGGTATCTGAACAACAGCCCGATTGGCGGCGCGACAAGTAACACCTACAACGCCACCGCAAACGGCAGTTATACGGTCATCGTGACGGCGAGCGGTTGCAGCAGCGCCGCTTCGTCGGCAACGACCGTTACGGTCAACCCGATTCCTTCAACGCCGACGGTCACGCCGGGCGGCCCGACGACCTTCTGCCAGGGCGGCAGCGTCACGCTCACTTCAAGCAGTGCGAGCGGCAATCAGTGGTACAAGGATGGCAACCCGATTGGTGGCGCGACGGGCAATACCTACAACGCCACCGCAAGTGGGAGCTACACCGTGGTCGTGACGACGAACGGGTGCAGCAGTGCTCCTTCAGCAGCGACGATGGTCACCGCGACGCCGCCGCCGACAACGGCGACGGTAGGGCCAAATCAGACCATCGTGCCAGGCGGCACGACCGCCCCGCTCGGCGGCAACACGCCAACCTCAGGTATGGGAATCTGGACAGTGCAGAGTGGCGGCACGGGCACCTTCAACCCCAATGCGATGACGCCCAACGCCACCTTCACGCATACGGGCGGAGCCGGGCCGATTGTGCTGCGCTGGACGATCTCCAATCCGCCGTGCCCGGACTCGTTCGCTCAAGTGACGATCAACGTTGGCACCTCGCCGACGATCACCTGTCCGACAAGCCCTGTGGTCGCCCCTGCGACGACCGGGCAGTGTGGGACCACGGTCAACTACACGGTGAC is part of the Blastocatellia bacterium genome and harbors:
- a CDS encoding HYR domain-containing protein yields the protein GPTTFCQGGSVTLTSSSASGNQWYLNNSPIGGATSNTYNATANGSYTVIVTASGCSSAASSATTVTVNPIPSTPTVTPGGPTTFCQGGSVTLTSSSASGNQWYKDGNPIGGATGNTYNATASGSYTVVVTTNGCSSAPSAATMVTATPPPTTATVGPNQTIVPGGTTAPLGGNTPTSGMGIWTVQSGGTGTFNPNAMTPNATFTHTGGAGPIVLRWTISNPPCPDSFAQVTINVGTSPTITCPTSPVVAPATTGQCGTTVNYTVTATGAPTPTVVCAPPSGASFPVGQTTVSCTATNGVAPNAACSFIVKVTDTQPPVFTNGCPAAITTVTTMNCPPSTTQTVNYSLPQVSDNCPGASVACVPPSGSVFALGTTSVTCTATDAAGNTTTCSFPVNLWSGCLQDETNAGNTCLFNAQTGDYQFCCNGVVVATGTGTLTVRGCTVTISHTKQQRRVQMTADLSVKRGTATLIISGLMTCQITDQNLMNNTCQCPMPPASRH